From Erigeron canadensis isolate Cc75 chromosome 5, C_canadensis_v1, whole genome shotgun sequence:
TAAAATTTGTCaggatacttttttttttcttttcccgttattaaagaaaaataaaacaaaattatataacaatttaaatatcaattataaaattcaaacatgTTCACAACCATAATATCATGTATCATTACATTTTTGTCAATCAATATGAATGATTTTCTACGACTTAGAATATTTATTATGTTTGCCGCATTTTGAAGACTAAtcaaacatacaaatatacaataagAAATTTTGAAGACTAATCAAACATAGGTGCAAGTCGGTCCATAAGAAATTTTCAAATGTTTAATGTGCTTTATGACTTGGTCCTTCAAATCCCCGCTATGATCCTCATGTGGACCACTTTCGACCTTCTATAAAAGCCCAACCCCACATACAACATAAACAACATTACTACAAAATGGCTAACAATATCTCCTCATTTGTCCCCTTTCTTGCAATCCTAGCAATCCTACAAATAGCCGCAGCCGTGGACTACACAGTTACCAACACGGCTGCAACCACCCCTGGCGGTGTCCGATTCAACAATGAAATCGGGGTTGCATACACAACCCAAACTCTAACTTCTGCCACAAGCTTTATATGGAGGACATTCCAACAAAACACGGATAGTGATAGAAAGAGTGTGGCACGAGTAAGTGTGTTCATTGATGACATGGATGGCGTTGCTTATACGTCCAATGATGAGATCCATGTTAGTGCAAGGTACATTCAAGGGTACTCTGGTAATCTCAGGGCTGAGATAACTGGAGTACTTTATCATGAAATGACACATGTGTGGCAGTGGGATGGTAATCGTCAAGCTCCAGGTGGACTAATTGAAGGGATTGCGGATTATGTGAGGTTGAAGGCTGGCTATGCACCTAGTCACTGGGTTCAGCCAGGGGCTGGTGATAGATGGGATCAAGGATACGATGTGACAGCTCGGTTCTTAGACTACTGTAATGGTCTCAGAAATGGGTTTGTGGCCGAACTCAATAATAAGATGAGGAATGGTTATAACAATAGCTATTTTGTGGACTTGCTAGGAAAAACTGTTGATCAACTATGGGCCGAATACAAAACTAAATACTCCACTGTTTAGCTACGGGAAATGTCatatattttcttgtattcGGTTCCTACAGAATATGAATAGCTCTAAGTATTGTATTTCACCAATAAATATTGTATGACAAATAttcaatgaaaaataaatttgaacTAGAATAAAATAAGTTATAGTGTATACCTTGTGTTCCTGCCATCCATTTTCATTCGGATGAAAAATGGCTTCTCTTAGTGGTTTAGTAGTGAATAAGGGTCCATTAAAATATGTTATGACTGTAGCTTAGGCTTTTACTTTTAATCCGAATCAAGAAAATTGCAAAATCTTATACCGTGGTACATTTTAGTTTAAAACTATATACAAAGCATATTGAGCTTTTTATTAACctgtattttgatttttaaataatttttagaaaatttctaTCAAAAGTATGTACGCTAAATAATTTGACATCATATGAACACGGCACCCGCataatgcggcggcggtggtgacgACGACTGGTGGTAATAGCGGCGGCTGTTTGTGGTTGTGGTAGTGGCGCGCGGTGGTGTTATCGAGTGGTTTATGCGTATGTAAATGTAGTTGATGTAAAGAAGgaacttaatttattttaaaagataaatgatttgGGAGATATGATTTtaaggtgtaaattaatttatcaagGACAAATTCATATTTTCTAagatttattatcaattttataaaaaaaattaaataaacataattaaactatgtttttgtttaacAGTATCCGAGactttactttatttgttacaTATGCTTGAATTTactatatactccgtattaaatATAGGGATAATAACCATATATGACAAAattgttatgtaatgtagtgatctACTGGGATGACTACGTGATGTATGTACTTATGTTTTTTGGCTATATGATGTATGTTACCGGGTACTGCAAGTTGTAACATGTAACTTGGTAATACTTTAATGCATTTATATGCATCCGGTAAATTTACACTCGGGTCATCTTCTCCGATGAATTTTCCGACAACAAAATCCAATTGCAATTCaaccaaaatcaaaatctaATTGTAATTCAACCAAACATATCAACAAACTAACACTATTCCCATTCTGAAATTCATTTTCTGATATTGTGGTTTAACTAACTATATTAAAGTTGAATCTGTTATTATTTGAGAAACTCTTATATGAACTTTGAAGATCTTAaatggcttttttttttccctcacAGTGTCTAGAACATGCAAAATTGGGTGAGGAGTTGCGTGACCACCAAATCTGATATTGAACAAATGGAAGTCTTAGCCACCAGATCTGAATTTGTAAAAAAGAATATTACACACAGACACTAACTATGAAACCCCAACCACCGCCATCGTCATTTCCGATGAAGTAAAACATTCTCCAATCAAAAAATATTCAGCCATAAACcgttaaaagttatatatatatatatcaatataaattaTAGAAGATGAACATGAAAGGAAGAAACTCAGCAACCACCACTCGCAACCACGATAATACCATTTTCTCGGTGATTCAATCTCCGGCAacaccattttttccggcgacaCCATTTTTCTAGCGACAATATGTTTGAcagttaattttttattagggaTTGTGCGGAAATCATCTCTGAGTCGATTGGTATCGGTTCCAAGTTCTAATTCGAAGTAATGTGTAAGAAATCGTGATTTTTAGTTTACCGGCGAAGTTTTCCGGCCACATGTACAAGTCAAAGCGGGTCAACGAGTGTGGTGACGGGTCACCTTTACAATAGGTAACACGATACATCACATAACCTGGAAAAAAAATGATCTTACATCACATAGTCACTCGAGTAGGTCACTACATTTGAAACGACTGGACTcgataaataaaagaaacgagaaagtttttttttttttttagagtaTACCCACTGCGCCGAAGTGGGTGAATGCAtcaaccactgcgccgcagtgggagcaaATGCTTCCTGGACCAGAAGAAttccactacgccgcagtggatAAAATCatctccactgcgccgcagtgggcaccaGATCAGCAACACCACAATTTCATTTAG
This genomic window contains:
- the LOC122600234 gene encoding uncharacterized protein LOC122600234, giving the protein MANNISSFVPFLAILAILQIAAAVDYTVTNTAATTPGGVRFNNEIGVAYTTQTLTSATSFIWRTFQQNTDSDRKSVARVSVFIDDMDGVAYTSNDEIHVSARYIQGYSGNLRAEITGVLYHEMTHVWQWDGNRQAPGGLIEGIADYVRLKAGYAPSHWVQPGAGDRWDQGYDVTARFLDYCNGLRNGFVAELNNKMRNGYNNSYFVDLLGKTVDQLWAEYKTKYSTV